Proteins encoded in a region of the Candidatus Providencia siddallii genome:
- the adk gene encoding adenylate kinase — MRIILLGAPGTGKGTQASFISKKYNIPHISTGNILRSVIKSGNKLGLYINDLMNNGKLINDDLVISLIKNRIKENDCCNGFLFDGFPRTIFQANAMKEAFIKIDYIFELIVSDEIIINRIIGRRTHVSSGRIYHIIFNPPKNVNKDDITGEELVVRDDDQENIIRKRLIEYHKLTIPLIGYFQNEDKKGNLKFFKIDSSRGIFEINNELLKILNWLFIYKCMFNINNQWIF, encoded by the coding sequence ATGCGTATTATTTTATTAGGCGCTCCTGGAACTGGTAAAGGAACTCAAGCTAGTTTTATTAGTAAAAAATATAATATACCTCATATTTCAACTGGAAATATACTTCGTTCTGTTATAAAATCTGGAAATAAATTGGGATTATATATTAATGATTTAATGAATAATGGTAAATTAATTAATGATGATTTAGTTATATCTTTGATTAAAAATAGAATAAAAGAAAATGATTGTTGTAATGGTTTTTTATTTGATGGTTTTCCTAGAACTATTTTTCAAGCTAATGCAATGAAAGAAGCATTTATAAAAATTGATTATATTTTTGAGTTAATTGTTTCAGATGAAATTATTATTAATCGTATTATTGGTCGTCGCACACATGTGTCATCTGGACGTATATATCATATAATTTTTAATCCACCAAAAAATGTAAATAAAGATGATATAACAGGTGAAGAATTAGTTGTTCGTGATGATGATCAAGAAAATATTATTCGTAAACGTCTAATTGAATATCATAAGTTAACTATACCTTTAATAGGTTATTTCCAAAATGAAGATAAAAAAGGTAATCTTAAATTTTTTAAAATAGATAGTTCTCGTGGTATTTTTGAAATTAATAATGAACTATTAAAAATATTAAATTGATTATTTATATATAAATGTATGTTTAATATAAATAATCAATGGATATTTTAA